The Alistipes finegoldii DSM 17242 DNA segment TGACGCCACTCCGGCCGGCGGCAAGCCGGGCGTTATTCGTACAGCGATTTGCAGTAATCCCGGAAGGTTTCCCAGCGGTAATAGGGACCGCCGCCAAGGGGCAGTCCGGCATCGCGCTCGTTGTGCAGGATGCGCACCAGAACGTCGCCCGCCGGGTTGCGGAAGAAGATGAACTGCACGTTGGCCGCCATGGGCGAAACGCGGTGGACCTGCCACACTTCGGCAGCCTCTTCGGGCGTCGAAACGCGGGCCGAAGCGCCCTCGACGCCCAGCAGCGCCAACAGCGGGATGACATTCACGTCGTGGCCGAAGCGCAGCGACGCGGCCAGCTCCTTTCCGCCGCCGATCACCTCTTCGGCCGTCTCGACGATGTTGCGCAGCAGGGGTTTGGCGTCGGCGATGATCGGATCGCCGAAACGCTTCGAAGGACCGAACATCACATAACGGCGGAAGTTCTCGTCCTCCCATGCGGCATATATCTCCTCCCCGGTGAAGAGGTCGTACAGCGAAATGCCCAGATAATCGACGTCCTGCATGATCGCGGCCTGCAAAAGCAGCTGCTCCATCAGTTTGCGGGGCTTTTTGACCTCGCGTTTGACGAATTCGGGATCGGAGAAAAGCGACTTCATCAGCCGGTCGGGAATCAGGCGCGCGGCGCGCACGCTGTCGGCCGTTTTCAGGGTCCGGTCGCGCTGGGCATCGAGTCCCTTGTTGTTGCCCATATAGGGCATGTAGCGCGCGCTCGACTCGCGCGTGGTCCGGATCGCGGGATTCAGCTCCTTGAGCCGCTCGTTGAAAGCCGCCATGCTCAGGATGCAGCGCGGCACGAGGGTCGAGCGGCTCTCGATACGGCATTCGCGGCCGTCTGCCGTAGAGAAAACTTCGGGATAAGCCTTGTACATGCGCTCGGCGATGCCCCGGTGTTCGGCGACCCCGCGCGGCGAAAGGTCGCCGTAACGTTTGTCGGCGTCGGCCGCGATGATCTCGACGCGGCCCAGCACATCACGACCCAGCGGCGTCAGCGCACCGGCTTCGGCGGCTTTGCGCAGGATTTTCAGCGGCCCGGCATAGACGCTTTCAGAGGCATGCCAGCGGCTGCCGTGGCGGCCGTAATGGCTGATGTAGAACGGCGTGTACCCGTCGGGCGCCGGAGCCGCCGCAGCGGGCCGGTATTCGTATGAATGGTAGATTCCGCCCGCGCGTTCGGGAACGGCCGCGATCTGTTCGCGGGCCGTCTGGGCGTCCGCTCCCCACAAGCCGAGCAGCAGGAACGCCGCGCAGAACCTCAGTTTCAATGCAAGTCTGTTCATTGGTCGGTATTTTAACATTTATGCGTCATGATTCCCAGCACGAGCCGGTCGGTCTCGTTCATGCCGTCGCGGCCGATGGCCGTCAGGTTGCGGATGCACTTGTCGACGTCCTCCTCGATAATTCCCTCGACGGGCGTCACGCAGTGACCGTCCATCGCCATCATGGCCGAGAGCACGGCGGTCGAGACGCCGCTCGTGAGTTTCATCGAACAACTGGGCTTGGCCCCGTCGCAGATCATGCCGGTGAGGTTGGCGATCATATTCTTGACCGCCGCGGCGACCTGCTCGTAGGCGCCGCCCATCAGGTAGGTGATGCCGCAGCTCGATCCCGTCGCCGCCACGACGCAGCCGCACAAGGCAGACAGACGGCCGAGACTCTGTTTGATATAGATCACCGTGAGGTGGCTCAGCACCAGCGCACGGATCGTATGTTCCTCGTCGGCCGCGGTCTCGTCGGCATAGACCACCACGGGGAGCGTCGCGGCGATGCCCTGATTGCCGCTACCCGAATTGCTCATCACGGGGATCATGGCCCCGGCCATGCGGGCGTCGCAGGCCGCGGAGGTATAGGAGAGGATGCGCGAGAAGATGCTGTCGCCCATCACCCGCCGCTCCCGCTCGCAGCGCAGCGTGCGGCCGACGCAGTGCCCGAACTCCCCGGCGAAGGCCCGCTCGGCGGCGGCTTTGTTCACGCGGCGGGTTTCGAGGATGAAGCGCAGTTCATCGAGCGGCGCCGTCATGGCGAAATCCCAGACGCGGCGCAGGGTCAGGGGCACCTCGCCCGCCTCCTCTTCGGCGACGGATGCCGTGCGTTTGTCGAGCAGCACCTCGCCGTCGCGTTCGAGATAGACGAAGGCGGTATGTCCGCCTGCGATCACCGCCACGGCGCGGCGTTCTCCGGCCGAAGCTTCGACCTCGATATAGAGTTTTTCGGCGATATCCTCCTTCAGCGAGATGCAGACGCGCTTTTCGTCGATATAACGGGCGCCCCGCCCGACGGCTTCGGGCGTCACGTCGCGCAGGACCTCCAGTTGATATTCCGAACGGCCGACCAGCGCACCCAGCGCCACGGCGATCGGCAGGCCGATCATTCCCGTGCCGGGAATGCCCACGCCCATCGCATTCTTGAGGATATTGGCGCTCAGGCGCACCTCGATCTTTTCGGGCTGCGTGTCGAGCAGTTCGGCGGCGCGCGCCGTACACAAAGCCACGGCGATCGGTTCGGTACAGCCGATGGCGGGCACAACTTCGCGGTTGATAAGGGCGATGATTTTCGCTCGTTCGTTCGGGGAAAACATATTGGCTCGTTTTTAGAGATCATACAAAGATAACTATTTTTCGCTATTTTTGCGGCATCAAAACAGACGCCGATATGGAAAATCCGAAAAGCCGCGCATGGAAAGTCGTGAAGAGCGAGTACCTCGCCCGCAAACCGTGGTTCACCGTACGCCACGAGCGCATCGAACTGCCCGACGGGCGCAGCATACCCGACTATTACGTCTTCGAGTACCCCGACTGGGTGAACGTGATCGCCATAACCAAAGAGGGTAAATTCGTATTCATCGACCAGTACCGTCACGGGCTGGGCGAAACGAATTACGAAATCCCGGCGGGCGTGGCCGAGCCGGACGATGCGTCGATGCTGGCCGCGGCGCAGCGCGAACTGGCCGAGGAGACCGGTTACGGCGGCGGCGAATGGCGCGAACTGCTGGTCGTGGCCCCGAATCCCGCCACGCAGAGCAACCTGACGTACTGCTACTTGGCGACGGGCGTGGAGCGGCTCGGCGCCCAGCGGCTCGACGCCACGGAGGATATCCGCGTGCATCTGTTCACGGCCGCCGAGGTGCGCGAACTGCTCACGGGCGGCGGCATCCGGCAGGCGCTGATGGCCGCACCGCTATGGCGTTACGCCGCGGAGTACGGGTTGTAGCTACCCTACGACGTATTTGCTGCCGGGCAGCAGCGAAATCAGCTTTACGACCGCATAGGACGAGACGAAGGTGCAGAGCGCCAGCACGGGGATCTTGATCCCGGCCGAAACGATCAGCGGATCGAGCCAGCCGTGGAAGAAGTTGAGCAGCATGATGTGTATCAGGTAGATGCCGTAGCTGAGTCTCGAAATGTCGGTAACGACGCCCGTAAAACGGCCCGCCCCCGGCCTGACGTCTTTCAGCAGCAGGAACAGCCCGACCGACATCGCGGCCACGTTGATCGTCCCGAAGCCCCACGAAAGTTCGAGGTCCGCGACGAGCCGCTGCGTCGCCAGCCGTGCGTCGAAAATCCATGCCGTCGCGAAATACCCCGCGACGACCAGCAACGCACCGCCCCACTTATGCCATGCGCGCGGCGCGGCGTGGTAGCGGCGCAAATAGGCGGCCAGCACCATGTAGCCGAGGAATCCCGAAAAGTAGTAGAGCATCGGCGTGTCGTTCCAGAAACATTCGCCGAGCAGCTCCGGGAAAACGAGGTGCACATAGGGGATGCACAGAGTGAAGGCCCAAAGCGCGAGATAACCCTCCATGGCGCGGCGCGAAGCCGTCTCGATCCACGGCGAGACAACCGGGGCGAACAGGTAGAGTCCCAACAGCATGTAGACGAACCAGAGGTGTCCGATCTCGACGCCGAAATTGACCGGGATGCGGCAGACGCCGAGCAACGCTCCGGCGGCATCGGTCCGTCCCGTCAGGAACTGGTAGATTGCGTAGAGCACGCACCACACCAGAAACGGCACCACCACGCGCACGAAACGCCGGGCGAAAAAGTCGCGCATGCGCTCCCGCACCGGAAGCAGGAAAAATCCCGACAACATGACGAACAGCGGCACGGCGGTGCGGCACAACGAGTTGAGCCAGCAGGCCCAGACAGGTTCGCCGCCCGCGGCGACCAAGCCGCCGTCGGCAATATAGTAGAATTCTCCGGCGTGCACCTGAAGCACCATGTAACAGGCCAGCACACGCAACAGGTCGAGACCGTAGTTTCGGGATTGAAGTTTCGTCATAAAAGTCAGGCGGTTTTGATTTCGAAAACAAAGGTAACAAAAAACCCGGAAATCCGCAGCCCGACACTCCATCCGGTAAAAAAAACTCTTCTCCGGCAAAGACCGACTGTCCCGGTCCCACGGAGATGAAAAAGGAGCGGTTCAAAGCCGCTCCTCCGATTCGGGTTTCGCCGCCCGGCCTATTTGCCGACCGTCTGCGCCAGCGCCATGAAATAGCGCTTAGGGTCGAGACCGAGTGCCTTGAGCAGTTCGGCTTCGGGGGCGCTGCCGCGCGTGATCGACTTCAGCCCGTGACCTGCCGTATAGAGGTTCACATTCTCGGCATATCCGGCGGCATCCTGCCCGCAGAGGTAGCGGACATGTTCAGCCGGAATACTCTTTCCTTCGTAGACCGACATATCGGCGATATAGACCAGATTCAGCGGTGCGGCATAGACGAAATCCTGCGCGCCGGCCAACCTGCGCAGGTCGCCTTCGGCGACGCGCACGAGTTTCCGCGCCTTGGCGTCATAGCTGTAGACACCTTCGGCGAAAAAGGCATAGACGCGGACCGGATAGAGCGCCAGCGCCGAAGGAGCCGTCAGACGGCCGTCGGCGGGACGGTTGACACCCCCTGCGGCCCACATGACGCCCGAAAGCTCTTCGAGCGAAAGCGCCTCAGGAGCGTATTCTCGCCATGAACGGCGGTTTTCTAATGCTTCGTTTACGGTCATGCCCGCCTTGGAATCGGGTTTGAGAAGGGCGATCTCCGCGCCGTGCTTCACTTCGGTTCTGGTTTCGGGGGCCTTGGCCTCCTCTTTAGGCGGCTGCGTGCCGCCGCATGCCGCGAGCAGCAAAGCCGCACAGGTAATGATCTTCACAGTCATCGTTTCTGAAATTTAGAGGTTTACATGCAAATATAAAGAATATTTTCCAAAATACGGAATGCAATTCCGCTGCCGGATACCTGCGGGCTGGCGATTTTTCGTACCTTTGTGCAACACACAACATGGAGCCTATGAATCCGACAGCAGTCTACACCGTCGTCTTTTCACCGACGGGAACTTCGAGAAAAATCGCCGCGGCGGTTGCGCAGGGAGTGGCCCGGCACGGCGGGAGCTGCAATGCAACGGCAAATACGGCGGCCGGAGCGGACGCTGGTACAAATGCCGCCACAGGCAGCGCGGCAAAGGCGTTCACGACAATCGACCTGACGCATGCGGCGGGAAAACCGCCCGTGCTGCCGGCCGATGCCGCGGCGGTATTCGCCGTGCCGGTATACGGGGGCCGCGTGGCGCCTGCGGCATTGGAAAGGCTGCAGGAGATTCGCGGCGAGGGAACGCCGGCCGTAGTGCTGGCGGTCTACGGCAACCGGGCTTTCGGAACGGCGGTCGCACAACTGGCGGCGTTCGTCGCCGAGCGGGGATTCGTTCCCGTGGCGGCCGGGGCTTTCGTGGGCGAACACTCGTACAGCACGCCCGGCACGCCGATCGCCGAAGGACGTCCCGATACGCAGGACCTCGCCGAAGCGGCCGCTTTCGGAGCGCGCATCGGCCAAAAGCTTGCGCACGGAGAGACCGGCCCGATCGACGCCGCAAAACTCCGCGAGCCGCATACGCCGCTGTTGTCAAAACTGCGGTTCATCCGTTTCGTGCTGGGGTACCGCAGGCGGCAGAAACGCAATCCGGTCGCACTGCTCCCCGCGGGCGACGCCGCACGGTGCACCCAATGCGGCCGCTGTGTCGCACTCTGTCCCACGCAGGCGATCGCGCGCGGCGACGAACTGCACACCGACCCGGCGCGCTGCATCCGCTGCTGCGCATGCGTCAAAGGCTGCGCGTTCGGCGCACGCACGTTCGAAACGCCTTTCGCTGCCGTTCTGTCGCGCAACTTCGCCCGGCGGAAACCGCCCGTAACGCTTATGTAATATGACAATCGAACGACTGAAAACCCCGTCGGCAGGCAAGCTGAACGCCCTGACCGACCTCTGGGAAGCCTCGGTGCGGGCGACGCACGACTTTCTCGCGCCGGAGGATATTGCGTTTTTCCGGCAAATGGTCCGGCAGGAAGCGCTCCGGGGTGTAGAATTATACGTCATCCGGAAGCCGGACAGCAAAGCGCCTGAAACCGGAACATCCGCAGGACAGGAGAACCGGCACGAGTCCCGGACATCCGGCAAGACAGGAGAATCCCGCCGACCGGAGGGCTTGGACGAGAACGGGATGTTCGGGGGATTCGCCGCGTTCGCAGGTATCGACGGCGATATGCTCGAAATGCTCTTCGTCGCGCCCAAAGCGCGCGGCAAAGGAGTGGGCCGGCAGCTGGTGGAATATCTCGTCCGCGAACGCGGCATAAGGCAGGTCGATGTCAACGAGCAGAACACGCAGGCGGCGGGATTTTACGCCCGGCTGGGATTCCGCGTCACGGGGCGCGACGCGACCGATCCGTCGGGCAGGCCCTACCCTATCCTCCATCTGTCGCTGGGCGAAACGCCGCAGCGGATCGTGCCGATCCCGAACCTGCAGACCGACCGGGTCGATGTCGATTTCGAATCAGAGCCAACCGGGGACGAAGGAAAATAACCGGAGCCGGCGGGTAGTAACCAGCGGATGCGGGCCGAAACGAGCCGCCGAGCAACGCTTCCGCGGAAACACCGGGTATAATAACAAGACGGCAGAGCGAAAATCCCTGCCGTCTTGTTGTGTTGGAAACATATCGGTTGGCGCCCGGCCTCGGCACACGCCCCGCTTCCGGTCGCTATTCCATATAACCGGTAACGGTCAGCGGAGCGTCGCCCACTTCGGCGGTCACCTGCGCCGCTTCGCCGCGGGAGTTTTCATAGCGGAAGGTATAGGTTTTTCCCTTTTCCAGCAGAAAGCGCAGGGCGTCGTTCATGTCCTGCCGGGGACCCGCCGTACGGCCGCCGCCCATCTGCTCCGAACCGCAGAAAACATCGACGTTGGCCGCCACGCGCGCATCGGAACGCCCGGCATGCGCCGCCTTGTCGTACATCATGAAGGTCACGGTCGCATGCCGCCCCCGCTCGGCGAGGTCATCGGCATAGGCGGCATAGAGGTCGCGGTAACGCTGCGTGACGTTCACGCCGTGGACCT contains these protein-coding regions:
- a CDS encoding histidine-type phosphatase, whose product is MNRLALKLRFCAAFLLLGLWGADAQTAREQIAAVPERAGGIYHSYEYRPAAAAPAPDGYTPFYISHYGRHGSRWHASESVYAGPLKILRKAAEAGALTPLGRDVLGRVEIIAADADKRYGDLSPRGVAEHRGIAERMYKAYPEVFSTADGRECRIESRSTLVPRCILSMAAFNERLKELNPAIRTTRESSARYMPYMGNNKGLDAQRDRTLKTADSVRAARLIPDRLMKSLFSDPEFVKREVKKPRKLMEQLLLQAAIMQDVDYLGISLYDLFTGEEIYAAWEDENFRRYVMFGPSKRFGDPIIADAKPLLRNIVETAEEVIGGGKELAASLRFGHDVNVIPLLALLGVEGASARVSTPEEAAEVWQVHRVSPMAANVQFIFFRNPAGDVLVRILHNERDAGLPLGGGPYYRWETFRDYCKSLYE
- a CDS encoding serine dehydratase subunit alpha family protein → MFSPNERAKIIALINREVVPAIGCTEPIAVALCTARAAELLDTQPEKIEVRLSANILKNAMGVGIPGTGMIGLPIAVALGALVGRSEYQLEVLRDVTPEAVGRGARYIDEKRVCISLKEDIAEKLYIEVEASAGERRAVAVIAGGHTAFVYLERDGEVLLDKRTASVAEEEAGEVPLTLRRVWDFAMTAPLDELRFILETRRVNKAAAERAFAGEFGHCVGRTLRCERERRVMGDSIFSRILSYTSAACDARMAGAMIPVMSNSGSGNQGIAATLPVVVYADETAADEEHTIRALVLSHLTVIYIKQSLGRLSALCGCVVAATGSSCGITYLMGGAYEQVAAAVKNMIANLTGMICDGAKPSCSMKLTSGVSTAVLSAMMAMDGHCVTPVEGIIEEDVDKCIRNLTAIGRDGMNETDRLVLGIMTHKC
- a CDS encoding NUDIX hydrolase, encoding MENPKSRAWKVVKSEYLARKPWFTVRHERIELPDGRSIPDYYVFEYPDWVNVIAITKEGKFVFIDQYRHGLGETNYEIPAGVAEPDDASMLAAAQRELAEETGYGGGEWRELLVVAPNPATQSNLTYCYLATGVERLGAQRLDATEDIRVHLFTAAEVRELLTGGGIRQALMAAPLWRYAAEYGL
- a CDS encoding acyltransferase; translated protein: MTKLQSRNYGLDLLRVLACYMVLQVHAGEFYYIADGGLVAAGGEPVWACWLNSLCRTAVPLFVMLSGFFLLPVRERMRDFFARRFVRVVVPFLVWCVLYAIYQFLTGRTDAAGALLGVCRIPVNFGVEIGHLWFVYMLLGLYLFAPVVSPWIETASRRAMEGYLALWAFTLCIPYVHLVFPELLGECFWNDTPMLYYFSGFLGYMVLAAYLRRYHAAPRAWHKWGGALLVVAGYFATAWIFDARLATQRLVADLELSWGFGTINVAAMSVGLFLLLKDVRPGAGRFTGVVTDISRLSYGIYLIHIMLLNFFHGWLDPLIVSAGIKIPVLALCTFVSSYAVVKLISLLPGSKYVVG
- a CDS encoding nitroreductase family protein, which translates into the protein MTVKIITCAALLLAACGGTQPPKEEAKAPETRTEVKHGAEIALLKPDSKAGMTVNEALENRRSWREYAPEALSLEELSGVMWAAGGVNRPADGRLTAPSALALYPVRVYAFFAEGVYSYDAKARKLVRVAEGDLRRLAGAQDFVYAAPLNLVYIADMSVYEGKSIPAEHVRYLCGQDAAGYAENVNLYTAGHGLKSITRGSAPEAELLKALGLDPKRYFMALAQTVGK
- a CDS encoding 4Fe-4S dicluster domain-containing protein gives rise to the protein MNPTAVYTVVFSPTGTSRKIAAAVAQGVARHGGSCNATANTAAGADAGTNAATGSAAKAFTTIDLTHAAGKPPVLPADAAAVFAVPVYGGRVAPAALERLQEIRGEGTPAVVLAVYGNRAFGTAVAQLAAFVAERGFVPVAAGAFVGEHSYSTPGTPIAEGRPDTQDLAEAAAFGARIGQKLAHGETGPIDAAKLREPHTPLLSKLRFIRFVLGYRRRQKRNPVALLPAGDAARCTQCGRCVALCPTQAIARGDELHTDPARCIRCCACVKGCAFGARTFETPFAAVLSRNFARRKPPVTLM
- a CDS encoding GNAT family N-acetyltransferase, producing MTIERLKTPSAGKLNALTDLWEASVRATHDFLAPEDIAFFRQMVRQEALRGVELYVIRKPDSKAPETGTSAGQENRHESRTSGKTGESRRPEGLDENGMFGGFAAFAGIDGDMLEMLFVAPKARGKGVGRQLVEYLVRERGIRQVDVNEQNTQAAGFYARLGFRVTGRDATDPSGRPYPILHLSLGETPQRIVPIPNLQTDRVDVDFESEPTGDEGK